Genomic window (Leptotrichia sp. OH3620_COT-345):
ATATGCAAATCAGCTAGGACAGAGAGCAGGAGCAGGGGCAGTATATCTAAATGTGTTCCACTCGGATATTAATGAGTTTCTGGATTGTAAGAAAATAAATGTAGATGAAAAAATCAGAATAAAATCCCTTTCTATAGGAGTGATAGTTCCTGATAAATTTATGGAATTGGCAAGAGAGGATGAAATCTGCTATACATTCAATCCACATACTGTATTTCTTGAATATGGACAATATTTGGACGAAATGGATATGAATGAAATGTATGAAAAATTAGTGGATAATCCAAATGTCAAAAAGAAAAAAATAAATGCAAGGGAACTTCTTGTTAAAATATCTCAGACACAGAAAGAAAGCGGATATCCTTATTTATTCTTTAAAGATAATGCGAATAAAGAACATGCACTGAAAGAAATCGGAAATGTAAAATTCTCGAATTTATGTACTGAAATAATGCAGTTGTCAGAAGTATCGGATATTCATCCTTACTTTGAAGAAGATGAAATAAGAAGAGGTATTTCGTGTAATTTAGGTTCTCTTAATATTGTTACCGTAATGGAAAATAAAAGAATAAAAGAAGCTACAAGAGCTGCGATAGATTCGCTGACAATGGTGTCGGATTTAACAAATATAGATATTGTGCCATCCATAAAAAAAGCCAACGAGGAACTGCACAGTGTAGGATTAGGAGCAATGAATCTGCACGGGTATTTTGCCAAAAATTTTATAATGTATGAAAGTAAAGAAGCTCTTGATTTCTGTAATGTATTTTTTATGATTGTAAATTATTATTCCCTCGAAAGATCAATGGAAATAGCAAAGGAAAAAGGTGAAACTTTCAAAGATTTTGATAAGTCGGAATATGCAAACGGCAATTATTTCAATAAATATATTGAAAAAGAATATATGCCTCAAACTGAAAAAATAAAAGCATTATTTGAGGGAATACATATTCCTACTAAAGAAGATTGGGCAAAATTGAAGGAAGATGTTATGAAATACGGAGTGTATAATGCTTATAGAATGGCAATAGCACCTAATCAGTCTACTTCATATATAATGAATTCCACAGCTTCAGTGATGCCTATAGTTGATACCATAGAGGTAAGGGAATACGGAGATAGCACGACATTTTATCCTATGCCTTACTTAACAAATGATAATTATTTTTTCTATAAATCGGCATATGATATGGATCAGAAAAATATACTGAAACTGATTTCCGTAATTCAAAGACATGTAGATCAAGGGATATCAACTATATTATTCAATAAAAGTACGGACACTACAAGAGATTTAGCAAGGCTTTATGTTTATGCTCATAGACTCGGATTAAAGTCCCTTTATTATACAAGAACGAGAAAAGCTACAATTGAAGAGTGCTTAAGCTGCTCGGTGTAGCTTCAGGATTTTTAGAAAATATTAGTTATAATTATAAAAAATTATAAATTTTTAGAAGTTTTAAAGTTGATCAAAGTTAATTTTTTATATAATTATTTTATCAGTGATTTATTTTAGTTTTGAAATAAATTAAAATATTCAGAAAATAATTGTTTATACTTAAAGGAAAGATTGATAAAAAAACTAAAATTAAGCACATATAAACTTTAATTTATAAAAAAGATAAACTATATTTGTATTATTATCATAAAGATAATCATTGTTCATTGAAATTAATTATTATTTAATTTATATTATCATTTTTTATAGAAATTTTAGTATATTATATTTATAAAAAATTTCTTGTGATTGACTGAAAAATTTTATTTAATCAATAAAAGCTGATACTTTTGAAAAAAGGATTTTAGTGATAGTAATTTTAATGATAATAGAGATAAATAAGGCAAATGAAATCGGAGAATATTTAGAAAATAAAAATAAAATAATAAGATGAGAGGAAAATTGAAATGAACAAAATATATGAAGCGGTGAACTGGAATACACCCGAAAATGATTACGTAGAAATGTTCTGGGAACAGAATTTGAAGCAATTCTGGATTGATACTGAATACATTCCGTCAAAGGATATAGACAGTTGGCATTCCCTTGAGCCTGAAATGAAGTTGGCTTATTTACAGGTTTTAGGAGGACTTACACTTCTTGATACTTTACAAAGTCATACAGGAATGCCTAAAGTGATAGATCATATAGACTCGCTCCAATGTCGTTCGGTATTATCGTATATGTGTATGATGGAAACAATACATGCAAAATCATATTCTACAATATTTACAACGGTAGCGTCTACAAGGGAAATCAATGAAACATTTAACTGGGTACAGGAAAATGAGCATTTGCAATATAAAGCTAAAAAAATTGATTATTACTATCAGAAAATGAATAATCCTGAAGCGACAAAAAGAGAAATATATATGGCTCTCTGTGCTTCAGTTTATTTGGAAACATATCTGTTTTATAGCGGATTTTTCTTGCCGTTATGGCTTGCAGGGCAAGGACAGATGGTTGCAAGCTGTGATATAATTAAGAAAATAATCGCTGATGAATCTATTCATGGAGTATTTGTAGGACTTCTTTCTCAGGAAATATATGCCACATTCAATGAAAAAGAGAAAGAAAGTGTAAGAAAAGAACTAAAAGATTTAATGTATGATTTATATGAAAATGAAGCGAGATATACTGATGAAGTATATGGAGATATAGGGCTTACAGCCGATGTCAAAGAGTATATCAGATATAATGCGAATAAGGCACTTATGAATTTAGGATTTGAAGAGGAATTTGAAGTAAAAGATGTAAATCCTATTGTATTGAATGGACTGAATGTGGAAACTACCCAACACGATTTTTTCTCCAAAAAATCTACAAATTATGAAAAAGCATTGGAAGTAGTTCATCTTCATGATAATGATTTTGAATTTAAAAATAATGAAATTGATTTAGAAATATAATTTTGTATAAAGTCAATATGCTATTTACATATTGACTTTATTTTTATATAATAAAGTAAAGAAATATAGGAAATCAGAAAGAAGATTGAAATAGCGGTGGTAATCAGTATAGTAAATTTCAGATTACGAGAAATATTTTAATAAAAATAATGATATTACAAATATTGAATTATAACTAAAAATTAATAAAGTAACAAAGGAGGAAAATATTATGAAAATAAAAAAATTATTATTAATGATTTTATTGTTGCCGGGACTAATAATATCATGTGGAAAACAGGATAAAGAAAAAGAAAAACTCAATAAATATAATGAATATGTAAAATTTTATAATGATTTAAGAACAGGAAAAATGAGTAAGTTTTATAATACATATATAGAAAATTTTTCAGATAACGATTTAAATTTCAAAGAACCTAATGAAAAAGAGATTTCTTTAATTGTTACTTTAGGTACAGAAATAAAATATTTCAGTAAAAGAACAGAAGAAATAGAAAAAATCATTAAAAAAAATCCTGAAATTAAAGAAGTGGAGGAATATTTGACAGTTTTTTTAAATACTTTGAAAAATGAGAAATCAGTAATGAATGAAATAGTAAATTATTATAAAAACGGTGAGTATAAAAAAGATAATTTTAAAAAAGGGAAGAAACTTCATTTGAAATATAGCGAAAACACTAAAAAAAGTGAGGAAAAATATATTATTTTTAAAGAAAATATGGAAATATACATGAAAAATTATAAGGAAGAAAGCTTACAGCTGTTGATGAATAAAGGTGAAAAATCTCAATATTATATGATTAAATTTATAAATGATACAGATAAATTTTTAGAGAAATTATATGAATCCGAGGAAGGAGAATTTCCTGAAGAAGATTTGGAAAATTTGAAAAAACTTAATATGAGTATGAAAGAAACTTATCAAAAATGGATAGAAATTGATAAAAAAAGTATAGAAAATGAAAAATATAATGTAGATGATTATATTAAATTTAGAGAAAATTCAAAGGAAATTAAGGATATGTCTGATAGTATAGTAAAACTGATAGAAGAAAAGTCGGATGAAATATACCCTCAAAGTCATAAGTTTAATGAAATGTATGAGAAATTTATTAATACTTATAATGAAACAATAAATAAGAAATAATACTATTTAAAATTAAGGAGTAAATTATGATTTTTAAAATTGAAAAGTTTATTTTGATATTACCGGTATTATTTTTGATAAATTGCAATCAAAGTGAACAACAGGAAAAAAATATCAGGAAAGTAAAAATATACAGGTAATCAATTATGGAGAAATTGTTGAAAAAGGGGAATAAATTAAATACGAAGAAGATAGGAGTATAAAAGAAATTTCAATTGAAAATGTTAATCATAATTTACTTAAAGAAGCTGTTAAAACTCTTAAAGATAAAGAAAAATATCCTATTTACATAAAATTATTGGAAGGTTATCAAAGTAAAGTATTTCCTGATGAATTTAAAAGAGAGTATAAGTTTTTATTTATAAATAAAAAAGGAGAGTATAAAAAAGATAATTTCGGAAAAGGTAAAATTCTGAATAGTGAATATTTCAGTAAAGCTGAAATCACTGAAAACAAATTTAA
Coding sequences:
- the nrdE gene encoding class 1b ribonucleoside-diphosphate reductase subunit alpha: MKKAKKWIYLNNEIMLKKDGEFQLEKDKEAVYSYFVDYVNKNTVFFHNLKEKMDYLIENEYYINFYDMYKFEEIKKVFSLVYGKKFRFASFMSASKFYQSYALRDDSGEKFLERYEDRIAIVSLYLAQGDLEKALEYAEMLINQEYQPATPTFLNSGKKRSGELVSCFLDEMGDNLSGIGYIFDSAMKLSSIGGGVSINLSKVRARGESIKGVEGRASGVLPIMKILEDIFSYANQLGQRAGAGAVYLNVFHSDINEFLDCKKINVDEKIRIKSLSIGVIVPDKFMELAREDEICYTFNPHTVFLEYGQYLDEMDMNEMYEKLVDNPNVKKKKINARELLVKISQTQKESGYPYLFFKDNANKEHALKEIGNVKFSNLCTEIMQLSEVSDIHPYFEEDEIRRGISCNLGSLNIVTVMENKRIKEATRAAIDSLTMVSDLTNIDIVPSIKKANEELHSVGLGAMNLHGYFAKNFIMYESKEALDFCNVFFMIVNYYSLERSMEIAKEKGETFKDFDKSEYANGNYFNKYIEKEYMPQTEKIKALFEGIHIPTKEDWAKLKEDVMKYGVYNAYRMAIAPNQSTSYIMNSTASVMPIVDTIEVREYGDSTTFYPMPYLTNDNYFFYKSAYDMDQKNILKLISVIQRHVDQGISTILFNKSTDTTRDLARLYVYAHRLGLKSLYYTRTRKATIEECLSCSV
- the nrdF gene encoding class 1b ribonucleoside-diphosphate reductase subunit beta — translated: MNKIYEAVNWNTPENDYVEMFWEQNLKQFWIDTEYIPSKDIDSWHSLEPEMKLAYLQVLGGLTLLDTLQSHTGMPKVIDHIDSLQCRSVLSYMCMMETIHAKSYSTIFTTVASTREINETFNWVQENEHLQYKAKKIDYYYQKMNNPEATKREIYMALCASVYLETYLFYSGFFLPLWLAGQGQMVASCDIIKKIIADESIHGVFVGLLSQEIYATFNEKEKESVRKELKDLMYDLYENEARYTDEVYGDIGLTADVKEYIRYNANKALMNLGFEEEFEVKDVNPIVLNGLNVETTQHDFFSKKSTNYEKALEVVHLHDNDFEFKNNEIDLEI
- a CDS encoding DUF3829 domain-containing protein, which gives rise to MKIKKLLLMILLLPGLIISCGKQDKEKEKLNKYNEYVKFYNDLRTGKMSKFYNTYIENFSDNDLNFKEPNEKEISLIVTLGTEIKYFSKRTEEIEKIIKKNPEIKEVEEYLTVFLNTLKNEKSVMNEIVNYYKNGEYKKDNFKKGKKLHLKYSENTKKSEEKYIIFKENMEIYMKNYKEESLQLLMNKGEKSQYYMIKFINDTDKFLEKLYESEEGEFPEEDLENLKKLNMSMKETYQKWIEIDKKSIENEKYNVDDYIKFRENSKEIKDMSDSIVKLIEEKSDEIYPQSHKFNEMYEKFINTYNETINKK